The following are encoded together in the Strongyloides ratti genome assembly S_ratti_ED321, chromosome : 2 genome:
- a CDS encoding Alcohol dehydrogenase [NADP(+)] → MVVPLSQSLTLSNGNKMPVFGLGTWQSADGEAEAAVRCALDNGYRLIDTAKCYENESEIGNVLQEYFKSGKLKREEVFITTKLWCTHNRKEEVESELRDSLKRLQIDYVDLYLIHSPTCFDHEMKEHDVSVKVEDIWKGMEDVYEKGLTKAIGVSNFSNEQIERIMKNAKIPIHNSQVEAYLYWPQFEHQKVCNKYNITVTAYAPIGSPGRFNFKLCQFEEGKEALSDEVALKLAKKYNKTTAQILLRHLIQRNFSVIPKSSNPQRIIENSKIFDFNLTNEEVEELNNVTYRQRLFKQEFMIGHPEDGFISER, encoded by the exons atggttGTCCCTCTTAGTCAATCTCTTACACTTTCTAATGGTAATAAAATGCCAGTTTTTGGACTTGGAACTTGGCAG tCCGCTGATGGTGAAGCTGAGGCTGCTGTTAGATGTGCTTTAGACAATGGTTATCGTCTAATCGATACAGCCAAATGTTATGAAAATGAATCTGAAATTGGTAATGTTCttcaagaatattttaaatctggaaaattaaaaagagaaGAAGTTTTTATAACAACTAAATTATGGTGTACACATAATAGAAAAGAAGAAGTAGAATCTGAATTAAGAGattcattaaaaagattACAAATTGATTATGTTGATTTGTATCTTATTCATTCTCCAACATGTTTTGATCATGAAATGAAGGAACATGATGTTAGTGTTAAAGTTGAAGACATCTGGAAAGGAATGGAAGATGTTTATGAAAAAGGATTAACTAAAGCTATAGGTGtttcaaatttttctaatgaaCAAATTGAAAGAATTATGAAAAATGCTAAAATACCTATTCATAATTCTCAAGTTGAAGCATACCTTTATTGGCCACAATTTGAACATCAAAAAgtttgtaataaatataatattactgTTACTGCTTATGCACCAATTGGTTCTCCAGGaagatttaattttaaattatgtcAATTTGAAGAAGGTAAAGAAGCTTTAAGTGATGAAGTTGCTTTAAAATTagctaaaaaatataataaaacaacaGCTCAAATATTATTACGTCATTTAATTCAAAGAAATTTTAGCGTTATTCCAAAATCATCAAACCCACAAagaattattgaaaattctaaaatttttgattttaatttaactaatGAAGAAGTTGaagaattaaataatgtaaCATATAGACAAAGACTTTTTAAACAAGAATTTATGATAGGACATCCAGAAGATGGTTTCATTAGTGAaagataa
- a CDS encoding 7TM GPCR, serpentine receptor class v (Srv) family-containing protein codes for MISKNIIKIVIKIYLGTLMIFDFFSLIMYISLLIFLIKGRLRNDKLVSKEFHTLCIFNGILDVFFIIEEYFAYRIPLMGLFQKFYLEWYPTTSISGFLYIYSLYHIIYVSLSAITLTFNRYYAIVYPLNYKFFWSNYRLVILTIWPALVLFPILIFFYDTKIIFTQEPEIGRMAISVVVEEINKKLWEITLSIHIFALIINGCLNIMVIREIKNHLKMRTNSCFFFKFNSTMAKFAAFYFFSLLILVILEILIFLFFENNNIHLGFNFLTLYTFAQSLIVFYSPYALIITNNEVGKKFFKTIGIEKFLK; via the exons atgatatctaaaaatataataaaaatag ttataaaaatatatttaggaACTTTGATGATTTTTGATTTCTTTTCTcttattatgtatatatcattgctaatatttttaatcaaaggCCGATTAAGAAATGACAAATTAGTATCAAAAGAATTTCATACactttgtatttttaatggaattctcgatgttttttttataatagaaGAATATTTTGCCTATCGAATACCATTAATGggattatttcaaaaattttacctGGAATGGTATCCAACAACTAGTATTTCtggatttttatatatttattcactttatcatataatatatgtGTCACTTTCTGCTATAacattaacttttaatagaTATTATGCTATTGTTTAtccattaaattataaattcttTTGGAGCAATTATCGTttagttattttaacaatatggCCAGCATTAGTTTTATTTccaatattaatttttttttatgatacaaaaataatatttacacAGGAACCTGAAATTGGTAGAATGGCAATTTCTGTGGTTGTTGAAgagattaataaaaaattatgggAAATTACATTGTCAATTCATATATTTGCACTTATAATAAATGgatgtttaaatattatggTAATTcgagaaataaaaaatcactTGAAAATGAGAACAAAttcatgttttttttttaaatttaactcAACAATGGCTAAATTTGCTGCTTTCTATTTTTTCtctcttttaattttagtaattttagaaattttaatttttctcttttttgaaaataataatattcatttaggatttaattttttaactttatatacATTTGCTCAATCATTGATTGTTTTTTATTCACCATATgctttaataataacaaataatgaagtaggtaaaaaattttttaaaactattggtattgaaaaatttttaaaatag
- a CDS encoding Serine/threonine-/dual specificity protein kinase, catalytic domain and UbiB domain and Protein kinase-like domain-containing protein: MKFINILVCWLLKYISKLSSKKVTGTVLSTLTLVGGGTFAYSLYKNEYELSNIGLIRFSRAGVVAFKVFSDYKISLYGVERNTEDYNQRIKEAHKRSAEKILKLCQLNGGTFIKMGQLIAVMEYLIPYEYTSTLCQLFSSAPITEFEDVKKMIESNLKKPMDEIFSSFECEPVGSASLGQVHIGVLKETSEKVAVKVQHPKVLLRSSVDLKTMELFATIAGKLFPEFNLMWLVDETKRNLPKELDFLHEAKNADTVRRMFSHLTYLKIPEIKYDYSTSQILTMEYCEGKQINDVEYLKRENINVHDLCSKIGRLFSEMIFSKGYIHADPHPGNLLVYKDKKTGAVQLVLLDHGLYSTLKDNFRVLYSELWLALLKPDLDEVKRVSTQMGVGDLHDLFACMITMRSWDSIQQGIKTKKKDDEEVEHIKEYASKLATKINEILINMPREMLLILKTNDLIRSIEYKLGVSSREDSFIEMARFCTKSNCQDGMNLKNKAVTRWKNYASEFFTDEQTIGMFDMAVEMAYNGSNVSDIGNSITNYLMSEATPSQFSKVTSFGLGLPFYYSGGISGFIDLTSTHLSNNLSPFCKQMQIELLKMKDEGKDKQYIYNQGYYMALNMFTPSKIEGIMCRLKKRFTPAVWTKIYSNIVKFNFIKISLYDANCV, encoded by the exons atgaaatttattaatattttagtgTGCTGGcttctaaaatatattagcaaattat CATCTAAAAAGGTTACTGGAACGGTTTTATCAACATTAACACTTGTAGGTGGTGGAACTTTTGCATATtcactttataaaaatgaatatgaATTGTCAAATATTGGTTTGATTAGATTTTCTAGAGCTGGAGTTGTt gCTTTCAAAGTTTTTAGTGATTACAAAATTAGTTTATATGGAGTGGAAAGAAATACAGAGGATTATAATCAGAGGATCAAGGAAGCTCACAAAAGATCAgcagaaaaaatattaaaattatgtcAATTAAATGGTggtacatttattaaaatgggGCAATTAATAGCAGTGATGGAATATTTAATTCCATATGAGTATACCTCTACATTATGtcaattattttcttctGCTCCCATAACTGAATTTGAAGATGTCAAAAAGATGATtgaaagtaatttaaaaaaaccaATGGATGAGATATTTAGTTCATTTGAATGTGAACCTGTAGGATCAGCATCTCTTGGTCAGGTACATATAGGAGTTTTAAAAGAAACTTCTGAAAAAGTTGCTGTTAAAGTACAACATccaaaagttttattaagaaGTTCAGttgatttaaaaacaatGGAATTATTTGCTACTATAGCAGGAAAATTATTTCCagaatttaatttaatgtgGTTAGTTGATGAGACAAAACGTAATCTTCCAAAAGAATTAGATTTTTTACATGAAGCAAAGAATGCAGATACTGTTAGGAGAATGTTTAGTcatttaacatatttaaaaattcctgaaataaaatatgactATAGTACTAGTCAAATATTAACTATGGAGTATTGTGAAGGTAAACAGATAAATGAtgttgaatatttaaaaagagaaAATATCAATGTTCATGATCTTTGTTCAAAAATTGGTAGATTATTTAGTGAAATGATATTTTCTAAAGGATACATTCATGCTGATCCACATCCAGGAAATTTATTagtttataaagataaaaaaactGGAGCAGTACAGTTAGTTTTACTAGATCATGGATTGTACTCAACATTAAAGGATAACTTTCGTGTTTTGTATTCTGAATTATGGTTAGCTTTACTTAAACCCGATTTAGATGAAGTTAAAAGAGTATCAACACAAATGGGTGTTGGTGATTTACATGATTTATTTGCATGTATGATTACAATGAGAAGTTGGGATTCTATTCAACAAGGAATAAAgaccaaaaaaaaagatgatgaGGAGGTAGAACATATTAAGGAATATGCTTCGAAACTTGctacaaaaattaatgaaattcTTATAAATATGCCCCGTGAAATGTTACTTATTCTTAAAACTAATGATTTGATTCGTAGTATTGAATATAAATTAGGTGTTTCAAGTAGAGAAGATAGTTTTATTGAAATGGCAAGATTTTGTACAA AAAGTAATTGTCAAGATGGTATgaacttaaaaaataaagctGTAACAAGATGGAAAAATTATGCTTCTGAATTTTTTACTGATGAACAGACTATTGga atgtTTGATATGGCAGTAGAAATGGCATATAATGGTAGTAATGTTAGTGATATTGGTAATTcaataacaaattatttaatgagtGAAGCAACACCTAGCCAATTTTCAAAAGTTACTTCATTTGGATTAGGATTACCATTTTATTACAGTGGTGGAATATCAGGATTTATAGATCTTACTTCAACACACCTTTCTAACAATTTATCACCTTTTTGTAAACAAATGCAAATTGAATTACTTAAAATGAAAGATGAAGGAAAAgataaacaatatatttataatcaaGGATATTACATGGCTCTTAATATGTTTACACCTTCCAAGATTGAAGGCATAATGTGTAGacttaaaaaaagatttacaCCTGCTGTATGGactaaaatttattcaaatattgtaaaatttaattttatcaaaataagcTTATATGATGCTAATtgtgtttaa
- a CDS encoding Peptidase S1 domain and Trypsin-like cysteine/serine peptidase domain-containing protein, with product MVIFFLLILTIFELFLINGIHYGKSISRSLQDSTVLLVITKKKDKVGYCGGNLLSNNLIATAAHCVTGINNNKQINIMKGFKSLPFMVNKQMNEENVKILWIEVHPSYQKYSTSSIFDIALIGIEKIVDCCLDILESPSIAILPFYLNDGNNIIDNNFNYCFITGHGKNENNILTEQSKGIIYKKFLLFKYINNTNFIGYYDNLSIEKEKFDQGDSGNGLYCKINDKIYLIGIASSCYYKNNIENIIDINTFTIIFSESIKTFIINVIKRKYLINDINKLNKMCLENSNSMLKVYNNLL from the coding sequence atggtaatatttttccttttaattttaactatCTTTGAATTGTTTTTGATAAATGGTATTCATTATGGAAAGAGTATTTCAAGAAGCTTACAAGATAGTACTGTTCTTTTagtaataacaaaaaaaaaagataaagtaGGTTATTGTGGtggaaatttattatcaaacaATTTGATTGCAACAGCAGCTCATTGTGTTACtggaataaataataataaacaaataaatattatgaaagGTTTTAAAAGTTTGCCATTTATGGTAAATAAACAAATGAATGaagaaaatgttaaaattttatggaTTGAAGTTCATCCatcttatcaaaaatattctacTTCTTCTATTTTTGATATTGCTCTGATAggaattgaaaaaattgttgattGTTGTTTAGATATTTTAGAATCTCCAAGTATAGCAATTTTaccattttatttaaatgatgggaataatattattgataataattttaattattgttttattactGGACATGGGAagaatgaaaataatattttaacagaACAATCAAAAggaattatttataaaaaatttttacttttcaaatatataaataatacaaattttattggttattatgataatttatcaatagaaaaagaaaaatttgatCAAGGTGACTCAGGGAATGGACTTTATTGCAagataaatgataaaatatatttaattggtATTGCATCTagttgttattataaaaataatattgaaaatattattgatataaatacatttacAATTATATTCTCAGAAtctataaaaacatttattattaatgtgattaaaagaaaatatctaataaacgatataaataaattaaataaaatgtgcCTCGAAAATAGTAATTCAAtgttaaaagtatataataatttattataa
- a CDS encoding Muscarinic acetylcholine receptor DM1, with product MLEKYKVLQGDEAQFEGQNLFFNDKKFNIIMEGGKINDSLPTAVSKIQNLAFNIWMEAKKEQNLSKTLINVTKTIESPNSLSTLVPQTLGNNYTIDYTNVQPYDQLTVFIIIFIGALFAIITIVGNLMVMISFKIDKQLQTISNYFLFSLAVADVAIGLISIPLMTYYIANKVWDIGYTMCQFWLCVDYAMSNASVMNLLVISFDRYFSVTRPLTYRPMRTTRKALLAIASTYLFSAILWPPWIISWPYIEGKFTSEPGKCVVQFLETNPYVTVSTAVAAFYIPVTILIVLYARVYIETENRRKELGRLQGNTNYRISKEYPSNSSNSFKDRAYTSLRKSKILNFLNNDENDDIEKESKCLCFKNCFTKSRNGLSTELSETIIIKDDDTSMTMSYGGINTNPDVKIPIIDGSQSFLISSPVDEPTTILNKYTVLIELAEEEGKRPSVKLGNCKRNIQCANGNGIPTKCILQRVKTDYNIQSTSKNIDIEGKKNLTTDRYGVRSAQSSIKFNKSKSNVKLSFGAKEGSSMLQHNYDTVKKKGEKENKRNEKKQESKAAKTLSAILFAFIVTWLPYNVIVVWEAFFPNSIPEMYFLISYILCYVNSTINPLCYALCNPRFRATYLRIVKCKWKNNRNNNLQRGAFFRRT from the exons ATGTTGGAAAAGTATAAAGTGTTACAGGGAGATGAAGCACAATTTGAGGgacaaaatttattctttaatgataaaaagtttaatataataatggaaggaggaaaaataaatgattctTTACCTACAGCAGTTtctaaaatacaaaatttagCCTTTAAT aTATGGATGGAAGcaaaaaaagaacaaaatttgtcaaaaacattaataaatgttacaAAAACAATTGAATCTCCAAATTCACTTTCAACATTAGTGCCTCAAACATTAGGaaataattatacaataGATTATACAAATGTACAACCATATGATCAATTGActgtatttattattatttttattggaGCATTATTTGCTATCATAACAATTGTAGGAAATTTGATGGTAATgattagttttaaaattgataaacaaCTCCAAAcaatatcaaattattttttattttctcttGCTGTTGCTGATGTAGCTATTGGATTAATATCAATTCCATTAATGACATATTATATTGCTAATAAAGTTTGGGATATAGGATATACAATGTGCCAATTTTGGTTATGTGTAGATTATGCTATGTCAAATGCTTCTGTTATGAATCTTCTTGTTATCTCATTTGATAGATATTTTAGTGTTACAAGACCATTAACATATAGACCAATGAGAACAACGAGAAAAGCATTATTAGCAATAGCATCAACATATCTTTTTTCAGCTATATTATGGCCACCATGGATAATATCATGGCCATATATTGAAGGTAAATTTACATCAGAACCAGGAAAATGTGTTGTACAATTTTTGGAAACAAATCCTTATGTTACTGTATCAACAGCTGTAGCAGCATTTTATATACCAGTAacaatattaattgttttatatgCACGGGTTTATATAGAAACTGAAAATAGGAGAAAAGAATTAGGTAGACTTCAGGGAAATACAAATTATCGTATCAGTAAAGAATACCCATCAAATTCttcaaattcttttaaagATCGTGCCTATACAAGTTtaagaaaaagtaaaatattaaattttttaaataatgatgaaaatgatgatatagaaaaagaaagtaaatgtttatgttttaaaaattgttttaccAAATCACGTAATGGATTATCAACAGAGTTGTCGgaaacaattattataaaagatgaTGACACATCAATGACAATGTCATATGGTGGTATAAATACAAATCCTGATGTTAAAATTCCAATAATAGATGGATCTCAGTCATTTCTTATATCAAGTCCAGTTGATGAACCAACAACTattcttaataaatatacGGTTTTAATAGAATTAGCTGAAGAAGAAGGTAAAAGACCTTCAGTTAAATTGGGTAACTGCAAAAGGAATATTCAATGTGCCAATGGAAATGGAATTCCTACAAAATGTATTCTTCAACGTGTAAAAACAGATTATAACATTCAAAGtacatcaaaaaatatagatataGAAGGTAAGAAGAACCTTACAACTGATAGATATGGAGTTAGATCAGCTCAATcatcaattaaatttaataaatctaaaagtaatgttaaattatcatttggTGCTAAAGAAGGAAGTAGTATGTTACAACACAATTATGATACagtaaaa aaaaaaggtgaaaaagaaaataaaagaaatgaaaAGAAACAGGAAAGTAAAGCAGCCAAAACATTATCTGCCATTTTATTTGCTTTTATTGTAACATGGCTTCCATATAACg ttATTGTTGTATGGGAGGCATTTTTTCCAAATTCAATACCGGAgatgtattttttaattagttATATATTATGTTATGTCAACTCAACTATAAACCCACTTTGTTATGCATTGTGTAATCCAAGATTTCGGGCAACCTACTTAAGGATAGTTAAATGTAAATggaaaaataatagaaataataatcttCAGAGAGGAGCCTTTTTTAGGAGGacataa
- a CDS encoding FMRFamide receptor, giving the protein MENGINNETLPSCNDYDGFTPVQTIFRLFILPFVVIFGITANILNIIVFLNKNMKSQLINWFFLVLSLSDIFVLLSTFFVFSAPVILENSTDFNIVKQSARILVVWYPIAQASHTFSIYITVIVSIHRYFGVCHPFLTMRLSRPSFVRNILILTFIFAITFTIPRWLELKVADCISETFKSKSRMVLPSKLLVNWFYGLIYKNIISTIIMFIIPFVILTFVNVKIIMRLKASTTFRNDTSTYNNVLRGEDSCRSSYRRNAYDKSNRNSVISESMNNGLGDINALLEYKKQNGSNVNISIPSNLDKNCLSRKTDSKDRSASAMLVAIVTLFLMCNILAFILNMIELLVNVGYYSSVYTFLVEVSTVLVTCSSAGTIVMYIIFGTKFRNTLLSIIFPNSQTYQLSQQSGVHSIIRREYKYKNSLKRSDTRTSVINGENKSMNKEYLSNGKKVKKGEILFGSQNYITCLKMEKKSDAV; this is encoded by the exons atggAAAATggaataaataatgaaacgTTACCATCTTGCAATGATTACGATGGTTTCACACCTGTCCAAACAATATTTAGACTGTTTATCTTACCATTTGTTGTGATATTTGGAATTACAgctaacattttaaatattatagtttttttaaataaaaat aTGAAATCACAACTTATAAATTGGTTTTTTCTAGTGTTATCGTTATCagatatatttgttttactATCAACATTTTTTGTCTTCAGTGCACCAgtaatattagaaaattcaacagattttaatattgttaaacaATCTGCCAGAATCCTTGTAGTATGGTATCCAATTGCTCAAGCATCCCAtactttttctatttatataacaGTTATTGTATCAATTCACAGATATTTTGGTGTGTGCCATCCATTTCTT acaATGCGCCTTTCAAGACCCTCTTTTGTTcgtaatatattaattttaacttttatttttgcaATTACATTTACCATTCCACGATGGCTTGAATTAAAAGTTGCTGATTGTATAAGTGAAACATTtaaaag taaatcaAGAATGGTATTACCATCTAAATTGTTAGTTAATTGGTTTTATggattaatttataaaaatattatttcaactataattatgtttataataccttttgttattttgacatttgttaatgtaaaaataattatgagATTAAAGGCTTCAACTAC ttttcgAAATGATACATCTACATATAATAACGTCCTCAGAGGTGAGGATAGTTGTAGAAGCAGTTATAGAAGAAATGCCTATGATAAAAGTAATAGAAACTCTGTAATTAGTGAATCAATGAATAATGGATTAGGTGATATAAATGCTTTGTTggaatataaaaaacaaaatggaagtaatgtaaatatatctattccatcaaatttagataaaaattgcCTTTCAAGAAAAACag atagtAAAGATCGATCAGCATCAGCAATGCTTGTTGCAATAGTTACACTTTTTCTTATGTGTAATATATTAGCATTTATTCTTAATATGATAGAATTATTGGTTAATGTTGGTTATTACAGTTCtgtttatacttttttagtTGAAGTATCAACTGTACTTGTAACATGTTCAAGTGCAGGAACAATAGtaatgtatataatttttggaACAAAATTTCGTAATACCCTCCTTTCTATAATATTTCCAAACTCGCAAACATATCAATTATCACAACAATCTGGTGTTCATAGTATAATAAGAAGAgaatacaaatataaaaatagtttaaaaagaAGTGACACTAGGACAAGTGTTATTAACGGAGAGAATAAAAGTATGAATAAAGAGTACCTTTCAAATggtaaaaaagttaaaaaaggagaaattttatttggttcacaaaattatataaccTGTCttaaaatggaaaaaaaaagtgatgCAGTATGA